The Podarcis raffonei isolate rPodRaf1 chromosome 2, rPodRaf1.pri, whole genome shotgun sequence genome window below encodes:
- the LOC128409302 gene encoding tripartite motif-containing protein 10-like has product MESDATWVLQDSVSDKREEIKAQLRRKSEDLLRETEAERKNIIREWEELRRFVEDQEKLVLRRLQKLDNDIVRRRDERVLEGSEQATFHESRESNKNPLGKSMRMAESRYVLPNIYLSMC; this is encoded by the exons ATGGAAAGTGATGCAACTTGG GTGCTGCAGGACAGCGTGAGTGACAAGAGAGAAGAAATCAAAGCACAACTTCGAAGAAAAAGTGAGGATTTGCTG AGGGAGACGGAAGCTGAGAGGAAGAACATAATCCGGGAGTGGGAAGAGCTGCGAAGGTTTGTCGAAGACCAAGAAAAACTCGTGTTGAGAAGGCTGCAAAAGCTGGACAATGACATTGTTAGAAGGAGAGATGAGAGAGTTTTGGAAGGTTCTGAGCAAGCAACATTTCATGAAAGCAGAGAAAGCAACAAGAATCCACTTGGGAAG AGCATGAGAATGGCTGAAAGCAGGTATGTTTTGCCTAATATTTATCTTTCAATGTGTTAA